From Microbacterium sp. LWH7-1.2:
TCTGGTGATGAGTGTCAGCTGTGGAGGAAGGCGAGCAGTGCCTCGTTGACCTCGGCACCGTGCGTCCACAGCAGGCCGTGCGGCGCGCCCTCGATCTCCACGTAGGTGGCGTCGGGGAGCAGATCCTTGAAGCGGCGGGCGGTCTTGTCGATGGGGAGGATGTTGTCGGCGGTCCCGTGGAGGATGAGCGCGGGCACGTCGATCGCGGGGATGTCGGCGCGGAAGTCCGTGGGCCACGTCAGCGGCGCCGCGGCGAGCGCGGTGTTGCCGGCGTACGTCGCGACCTGCACGCTCGCGTCGACGGCCTCCTGCGAGATGCGGGAGCCGAGGTTGTCGTCGAGGTTGTAGAAGTCCTTGTAGAACCCGGCGATGAAGGCGTAGCGGTCGTCGCGCACCGACTGCGCGATCCCGTCGAAGAACTCCTGCGGTCCGGCGCCGTCGGGGTTGTCGTCGGTGATCAGCAGGAACGGTTCGAGCGATCCGAGGAACGCCGCCTTCGCGACGCGGCCGCTGCTGTAGCGCGACATGTAGCGGGCGATCTCGCCGGTGCCCATCGAGAAGCCCACGAGCACCGCGTCGTGGAGGTCGAGGTCTTCGATCAGGGCGTGCAGGTCGCCGGCGAACGTGTCGTAGTCGTACCCGGAGCCCACCTTGCTCGACTGCCCGAAGCCGCGGCGGTCGTAGGCGATGACGCGGTAGCCGGCGTCGAGCAGCGCGGCCTGCTGCTTGCCCCACGACTCGCCGTCCAGCGGGAAGCCGTGGATCAGCACGACCGGCTGGCCATCCGACGGGCCCTGGTCGGTGTAGTAGAGGTCGATGTCCACCGAGTTCTCGGTCCCGACGGTGATGTACGCCACGATCGCTCCTTCCGGATCGCGGGCGGATGCCGCGACCCTGCGTTCGACGCTAGGCCGCGGCATCCGTCATCGCCAGTGGTCTGCCCGCGTGCGTCACGAGCGTTCACGCGGCGTTCAGCGGCGCTCTGGCGCCCGCAGTCGAAACGCCACGGACCTGCGCGACGCGGGTGCGAGGTCAGTCGCGCGCTGCTCCCGCGGAAGGGGTCACCGTGAAGACGGTGGGGGCGGTGAAGCCGGCGGCTGCGAAGGCGGCGGTGGCGGCATCCGTCACGTCCTGGACGTTTTCGTGCGCGACGAGTGCGATCGCGGCGCCCCCGAAGCCGCCGCCGGTCATGCGGGCGCCCACTGCGCCGGCCGACAGCGCGGCCTCGACCGCGGTGTCGAGCTCGGGGACCGAGATCTCGAAGTCGTCGCGCATCGAAGCGTGCGAGGCGACGAGGAGGTCGCCGATCGCGGAGGGCCCCTGCTCGCGGAGGGTGCGCACCGTGTCGAGCACGCGCTGGTTCTCGGTGACGACGTGGCGGACGCGGCGGAAGGTGACCTCGTCCACGAGCTCGGCGAGGCGCGGGAGGTCGTCGACGCTCACGTCGCGCAGCGCCGGCACGCCGAGCGCCGCGGCACCGCGCTCGCACGCGGCGCGGCGCTCGCCGTAGCCGCCGGTGGCGTGGGAGTGCTTCACGCCGGTGTCGATGACGACGAGCTCGAGGCCGGCGTCCGCGAAGCCGAGGTCGACGACCTGTGCCTCCAGCGAACGGCAGTCCAGGAATATGGCCGCGTCGGCCCGGCCGAGGAGCGACGCCATCTGGTCCATGATGCCCGTGGGCGCGCCGACCGCCTCGTTCTCGGCGCGACGGCCGACCTTCGCCAGCGCGACGCGGTCGAGATCGATTCCCCAGGTGTCGGCGAGGGCGACGGCGGTCGCGCCCTCGATCGCGGCGGATGACGACAGTCCGGCGCCCACCGGCACGTCGGACGCGAAGGCGAGGTCGACACCCGACACCGTGGCGGGATCGGTTCCGGATGCCGCGAGCAGCGCCCACGCGACACCCAACGGGTACCGCGCCCACTCGGGCACGCCATCGCGCTTCTCGGGGAAGAGCGCGTCGAGCTCGTTGAGCGCGACCTCGACGGTCGCGTCATCGAACGTCGAGGCCACGCGCACACGGAAGACGCCGTCGGCGCGCGGGGCGAGAGCGACATGGGTGCGGTGCTGGATCGCGAACGGTAGCACGAAGCCGTCGTTGTAGTCGGTGTGCTCGCCGATGAGGTTCACGCGTCCGGGCGCAGACCACGTGCCGGTGGCGTCGGCGCCGAACCGGGCGGCGAAGAGCGCACGCGCGATGGCCGCGGTGCGGATGTCGGTGGCGGTCACAGGGTCTCCTCGGGGATGGAGGCGACGGCGTCGCGCAGCTTCGCCGCCGCCGTCTCGGGCGGGATGTCGCCGATCCAGGCACCCATGGCGGCCTCGGATCCGGCGAGGAACTTGAGCTTGTCGGCCGCGCGGCGCGGTGATGTGAGCTGCAGGTGCAGGCGCGCGGTGTCGCGGCCGCGGTGCACCGGCGCCTGGTGCCAGGCGGCGATGTACGGCGTGGGGGAGTCGTAGAGCGCGTCGACGCCGCGGAGCAGCCGCAGGTACAGGGGCGCGAGCTCGTCGCGCTCGGCCTGGGTCGCCTCGGCGAAGTCCGCGACGTGGCGGTGCGGCAGCAGGTGGATCTCGATCGGCCAGCGCGCCGCGAACGGCACGAACGCCGTCCAGTGCTCGCCCTCGAGGATCACGCGCTCACCCGCACGCTCGAAGTCGAGGATGCGCGCGAACAGGTCGGCGCCCTCGCGATCGATGGACGCCAGCAGGCTCGTCGTGCGCGGCGTGATGTACGGGTAGGCGTAGATCTGCCCGTGTGGGTGGGGGAGCGTGACGCCGATCGCCTCGCCGCGGTTCTCGAACGGGAAGACCTGCTCGATGCCGGGCAGCGCCGACAGGGCCGCCGTGCGATCCGCCCACGCCTCGATGACCGTGCGCGCACGGGTAACCGTCAGCGAGCCGAAGGAGCCCGAGTGCTCGGGACTGAAGCACACGACCTCGCAACGGCCGACGCTCGTGCGGGTCCGGCCGAGGCCCGGGGCCACGAGGTCCTCGAGATCGCGTGGCGGATCGGTGCCGACGAGGGCTTCGCCAAGAGTCCGCGCGGGCGCGTCGCCGTGTGCGACCGCGAGAGCGGGGCCGAACGACGGCGACTTGTTCTCGAACACGGCCACGTCGTACAGCGAAGGGATCTCCGACGGATTCGTCGGCGTCTGCGGGGCCAGCGGGTCGAGGTGCGCCGGCGGGAGGAAAGCGCGGTTCTGGCGGGCCGCGGCGATCGACACCCAGTCGCCTGTCAGGACGTCGCGTCGCATGGTCGCGGTCTGGGGCCTGGGTGCGAGGTCGCGCGCGTCGAGGGCGCGTTCGGCGCCGAGCGTCGTGCCGGGGTCGTCGTAGTAGATCAGCTCGCGCCCGTCGGCGAGGCGGGTCGGGCGCTTGACGACGCCGGCGCCGAGGGCCTCGGCGGGCAGATCGCGGGCGGACACCACGGTGTCGTCGTGAGGCGTGTTCACGTCAACACGTTAGCAAGTCCGCTATGTTGGCGTCAACACGGGCGCTGCATCCCGACCTCACGTCGACGGCGTCCGATGGATCGGGGTGGGGATGACGGCAAGACGCGTGTCGATGGCGGACGTCGCGGAGCGCGCGGGCGTCTCGGGCCAGACGGTGTCGCGGGTGGTCAACGCGAGCCCCCGCGTCGACCCCGGGACGCGGGCGCGCGTCGAGGCGGCGATGAGGGACCTCGGCTACCGTCCGCATCGCGCCGCGCGCGCTCTGCGCACCGGACGCACCCAGACCATCGGGCTCGTGGTGTCGACCCTCGCGTCGGTGGGCAACTCCCGCATGCTGCAGGCGGTGGCGGATGCCGCGGCCGCCCGCGGCTACGCGCTGACGGTCGTGACGCTCGGCGCCGACGGCGACGTGGCCGCGGCTTTCGAGCGGCTGGCCGAGCAGGGCGTGGATGGGGCGATCGTGCTGAACGAGGCCACAGCGCGGGTGCGCGGTGCCGATGTCGGCGCCCCTGGGCTGCGCCTGGTCGTGGTCGACTCTCCGCGCGACGAGCGTTTCGGGGTGGTCGAGACCGATCACGCCGCAGGCGCGAGATCCGCGGTCGAGCACCTGCTCGCGCTGGGCCACGCGACCGTCCACCACCTGGCCGGCCCCGAAGGCTCGTTCGCCGCGGGGGAGCGCGAGCGCGGGTGGCGCGACGCTCTCTCGGCCGCCGGCGCCGCGGTGCCGCCCGTGGTCCGCGGAGACTGGACCTCCGCGTCGGGCTTCGCCGCAGCATCCGCTCTTCTCCAAACAGGTGCGACCGCCGTCTTCGCCGCCAACGATCAGATGGCGCTGGGCGTGCTGCGCGCCATGGGGGAGGCGGGGCGCGCGGTGCCCGGCGATGTGAGCGTGGTCGGCTTCGATGACGTGGCGGATGCCGCGGACTACCGTCCGCCCCTCACCACCGTGCGGCAGGACTTCGACGCGCTCGGCGCGCGCGCGGTCGCGGCGCTCGTCGACGGCATCGAGGCCGGCGCGCCCGCGGCGTTCGAGACCGTGCCGACGCGCCTCGTCGTCCGCGAGAGCACCGCGGCCCGCTCAGGTTTGACTGCCCGAGCTTGACAGCCCGAGCGGCGTGCCCGTGCCCGCTCCCGTCCTTGGCGAGGCGCCAGACTTCGCGCTCTCCGCTGGGCCTTTTGGCGAGTCGCCACAAAGCGGTCGCGGCTGCTGGCGCTGCGCATCCTGGCGAGTCGCCAAGACAGCGTTGTGGGCCCCTCATTCTTGGCGAGTCGCCAGGAATAGGCGGGGGGGGGGGGGGGGGACGGATGCCTCAGCCGGCGGCGCGGCGCGCCTCCCAGCCGGTGCGGACCATCTCGTCGACGGAGTAGCGGTTCTTCCAGTCCAGGTCGCGCGCCGCGAGCTGGCCGGTCGCGACGATGCGGTCGGGGTCGCCGGGGCGGCGGGGTGCGATCTCGGGCGTGAAGGCGATTCCCGTGACACGGGCCATCGCGTCCATGATCTCCCGGACGCTCAGGCCGTTCTGCGACCCGAGATTGTACGCGGGCTCGATCGGGCGGTTCGCGAGCAGGCGCTGCGCGGCCGCGACGTGGGCCGCGGCGATGTCGGCCACATGCACGTAGTCGCGCACGTTCGTGCCGTCGGGAGTGTCGTAGTCGTCGCCGTTGATGCGCGGCGTCCTGCCCGCGAGCAGGGCCTCGAATACGAGGGGGAAGAGGTTGTGCGGGCTGGTGTCGTAGACCGACGGGTCGCCCGAGCCGACGACGTTGAAGTAGCGCAGGGCGGTGTAGCGGAGGGCATGGTCCGATTCGGCGCTCGCGACCGCCTGGTCGCGGATGATCCACTCGCCGATCAGCTTCGACTCCCCGTAGGGCGAGGCGGGGCGCTTGGGCAGGTCCTCGGTGACGAGCGGCACGTCGGGCGTGCCGTACACGGCGGCCGACGACGAGAACACGAGGTTCGAGACCTCCGCCGCCTGCATCGCGGCGAGGAGCACGCGCGTGCCCTCGACGTTCTGCGCGTAGGTGTGCAGCGGGCGCTGCACCGAGACGCCCGCGTACTTGAACCCGGCGAGGTGGATGACGCCCTCGACCTGGTGCTCGCGGAGCGTGCGCTCGACGAGCTCGCCGTCGAGGATGGAGCCGCGCACGAACGGCACGCCCTCGGGCACGAACGACGCGTGGCCGCTCGAGAGGTCGTCGATGACGACGGAGTTCAGGCCCGCGTCTGCGAGCGCACGGACGATGTGGGCGCCGATGTAGCCGGCGCCTCCGGTCACGAGCCAGGACATATCACTCCGGATTCAGGTGGGGGTGGTTACGCCGAGCGGCGCCGCGTCCATTCTGCCCGGTCGGACGGATGCCCCGTTCCCGGCCGCGATCGCGCGCTCGGCGTGCAGGAATCGAGGTTTGGCCGGCACGCCGGGTGGCGGCATCCGTTCCGCGACGTGTCGCGCGAGGGGTCCGGTCATGTGCGCAGAGGTTCAGGCGCGCGCCGCCCAGCGCGCTGCGCGCTGCAGCAGCGCCACGTGCGCGGGGGAGTGGTACGAGCGCTCGTCGTGGCCGAGCGAGGAGACCACGGCGCGCGTCGGCTGCTCCCGCACCCACACCGCGGCGTGCTCGGCGCCGTCGACGTCGTGCACGGCGAGCACGCGCGCGCCCGCGTCGACCACGAGGTCGCTGTAGCGTTCGTCGACGACGTCGAGGGGCGGCATCCCTTCGCTCACGGGATGTTCACCGTCGACGACCCTCACCCGCGCGTCGCCGACCGGGGGGTGCCACGAGAGGCCGGGCTGCCATTCGCCGCCGATGGCCTCGCGCCAGGCCGGGTGGTCGCGCAGGCTCGAGAGCGCGGCGTGCAGCGCGACGAGCCCGATGCCGCGGCCGATCGCGGCACGCAGGCCGGCGTCGGCGGCGGGATCGGAGAGATGACCGATCTCGGCCTCGCCATCACGCCACGGATCGCCGGCGTTGACGACGAGCAGGTCGAACCCGTCGAGCTGCGCGAGCGCGTGGTCGACGTCCTCGTCGACCGTGACCTTCCAGCCGTCGGCCCGCAGCGCGTCCGCGATGCGTGCCGACGTGGCGGGGAACGGATGCCACGGGTCGGCGTACCGGCCGGTGCCGGTAGCGATCACCGCACGGGGTGGGGTGGGCTCGGCTTGCGGGCGGTCCATGGATACCATGTTCTGCAGGATAACGCTTTCCCCCGAGAGTCGAGCCGCAAACGACGAGACCCCGCATCCCCGAGGAGAATGACGTCATGGCCCACACCGTCGTGATCGCGCCCGATTCATTCAAGGGAACGATCGGCGCGGCGGCAGCCGCCGAGGCGCTCGCCGCAGGCTGGCGCCGGGAGCGCCCCGACAGCGAGCTCCGGCTGATGCCCATGGCCGACGGCGGCGAGGGCACGGTCGACGCGTTCGCGGCCGCCGTACCGGGCGCCCAGCGCATGCCGGTGACCGTCACGGGACCCGAGGACGGACCCGTCGAGGCGTCGTGGGTGCTGCTGCCGGCGACGCCCGGCGCACCCCACGGCACCGGCGTCGTCGAACTCGCGAACACGAGCGGCATCGAGCTGCTCGGCACGCCGCCGCGCCTGCACGCCTTCGATGCTCACACGCGCGGCTTCGGCGAGGCGATCGCGGCCGCCCTCGCGCACGGGGTGTCGCGCCTCGTGCTCGGGATCGGCTCGAGCTCGTCGACGGACGGCGGCACGGGCATGCTCACCGCCCTCGGAGCGCGATTCACGGATGCTGCGGGCCGGCCCGTCGCCCGCGGCGCACGCGGTCTCGACGCGGTGACGGTGGCCGACCTGTCGGGGCTCGCGCCCCTTCCGCCCGGTGGGGTGACGGTGCTGAGCGATGTGACCAACCCCCTCTTCGGACCCCGGGGAGCTGCGGCGATCTTCGGGCCGCAGAAGGGCGCCGGCGCCGATGACATCCCGGTGCTCGACGCGGGTCTCGCGCGACTCGCCGCGCTGGTCGACGCCGACCCCGAGACCGCAGGGGCCGGTGCTGCCGGTGGCACCGGGTTCGGGCTGCTGGCCTGGGGCGCGCGGCTGGTGCCGGGCTCCGCGGCGGTCGCGGAGCTCGTAGGACTCGACGCGGCGGTGGCCGCGGCATCCGTCGTCGTCACCGGCGAAGGGGCGTACGACGGCCAGTCCGCGGCGGGCAAGGTGCCCGCGCACGTCGGCGCTGTGGCCGCGGCCGCCGGCGTGCCGGTGGCGCTGGTCGCAGGCCGCATCGCGGCGGATGCCGACACCTCGGGCTTCGCCGCGACGGCCTCGCTCACCGAGCTCGCGGGATCCGGCGGGGCCGCGATGGCCGAGACCGCGCGGTGGCTCGAGGAGGCAGGGGCGCGGCTGGCGCGCGAACTCGCTCGCGGCTGAACCGTCTCGCTGGCTCAGGCGTTTCGACTGCGGGCGCTGGAGCGCCCTTCGCTCAACGACCGGTGGGTAGAGGGCCGCCCCCGCAGCCGGCCGTCGAGCGGGGGGAGGAACGGTCGTTGAGCGAGCGTACGGTCGAAACCCAGAGTCGAAACGGCCCGGTCGGATCGTCGCCTGCCCGCCGTCAGCGGCCGGTGTGGAGCACGCCGTTGCGGCGGTGCGGCAGCGCCGCGAGCGACGAGTCCCCCAGCACCTCCGGCAGGAGGGCTTCGGGGGCGTCCTGGAACACGACCGGCCGGAGGAACCGGCGGATCGCGGTCGCGCCGACCGAGGTGTGCAGCGACGTCGTCGCGGGCCACGGGCCGCCGTGGTGCTGCGACCAGGTCACCGCGACGCCCGTCGGCCAGCCGGCGAAGAGCACGCGCCCGGCCTTGCGGGTGAGCACCTCGAGCACCGCCGCGACGTCGTCGTCGGCCTCGGAGTGCAGCGTCGCGGTCAGCGAACCCGGCACGGCCTCGAGCGCGGTGTGAAGGGCGCCGGGGGACAAGTACCGCACGAGCAGCGTGACCGGCCCGAAGCACTCCTCGAGCAGCGTGGAGCGGCGTGCGGCGATAGCCGCGGCATCGGTCGACAGCACGACCGGCTGCGCCGATCCGGCCGCGGCGGGAAGACCGTGAGCGACCACCGAGACCGACGGGTCGGCTTGGAGGTGCTCGATGCCCGCCGGGAAGGCCGCGGTGATGCGGTCGGTGAGGAGCGCGCCCCCGGCGGCATCGGCGGCGAAGCCGGCGACGAGGTCTTCGAAGCCGGCGCCCTCGGGCACGAACACGACGCCGGGCTTGGTGCAGAACTGGCCGACGCCGAGCGTGAAGGAGCCGACGAGCCCTTGGGCGAGCGCCTCGCCGCGCGCCGCGACGGCCGCCGCAGTGATGACCACCGGGTTCACCGAGCCGAGCTCGCCGTAGAACGGGATGGGGTCGGGGCGACCCGTCGCCAGGTCGAACAGAGCGCGTCCGCCGCCGAGCGACCCCGTGAAGCCCGCGGCGCGGATGGACGGATGCTGCACCAGCGCGTTGCCCGCCTCGCGACCGTGGACGAGCGCAAGGGAGCCTTCGGGCGCCCCCGCCTCGACGAGTGCCGCGGCGACGATGGCCGCCGTGCGGTCCGAGAGACGCGGGTGCCCGGAGTGCGCCTTCACGATGACCGGGTTGCCGGCGGCGAGGGCCGACGCGGTGTCGCCGCCCGCGACCGAGAACGCGAACGGGAAGTTCGACGCCGAGAAGACGGCGACAGGGCCGACGCCGGTGAGCATGCGGCGAAGCTCAGGGCGGGGCGGGGACGCCGATGCGTCCGCGTCGTCGACGGTGAGCTCGAGGTACGACCCCTCCTCGACGACGGTCGCGAACAGACGCAGCTGACCGGTGGTGCGCCCGACCTCGCCACGCAGGCGGGTCTCGCCGAGGCGGGTCTCCTGGTCGGCGATCGCGACGAGCTCGTCGATGTTCGCGTCGAGCGCGTCGGCCGCCGCGTGCAGCCACGACGCGCGGGTCGCAGCATCCGTCGCCCGCCAGATCGGCGCCGCAGCGGCGGCGGCCCGCGCGAGCGCCTCGAGGTCGGTCGCGTCGGTCGTGGTCGTGGTTGTCATGGGGAGAACCTTCCCGGTTGTCGAGGTCACGAGAAGCGGATCCCGAGGCCGACGTGCGGCGCCTCGGTCAGAGTGCCGTCGGCGATGCGCACGGGCGACGGGTCGCGGAGCGCGCCGAGGTCGCCGAAGCCGGCGTCCTCGACGTCCTCGGCCATGGGCTCGGGAACGCCCGGGACGGAGCGCAGGCACAGGGCGAGCTGGCCCGACAGCTCGGGCAGCAGGTGCGGGTGGACCGCGGCGCCGTAGGCGCCCGCGATGCCGGTGATCCCGAGGAACGGTGTGATCCCGCCGACCCGGACGATGTTCGGCTGCACGATCTGCGCGGCACCGGTGCGCAGGAAGTCGTCGAACCGGTAGACATTGTGGATGTTCTCGCCGACCGCGATCGGGATGCCGCTGGATGCGGTCAGGCGCTTCGACAGCTCGTAATGGCCGTACAGGTCGTCGGCGCGCAGCGGCTCTTCGACCCAGGCGGGCGAGACCTCCGCGAGCACCTCGAGGCTCCGCGTCGCCCGGTCGAGATCCCACCGCTGGTTGGCGTCGATCATGAGCGCGCGGTCGGGGCCGAGCGCGTCGCGCACGGCCTTCATACGGTCGAGGTCCTCGGCGACGTCGGGCTTGCCGACCTTCACCTTCACCGCGTCGAAGCCGGCATCGACCCAGCGCCGCGCCTGGGCCACCAGCTCGTCCACCGAGTAGTGCAGATTCACCCCTGAGCCGTAGGCCCGCACGCTCTCGCGCTGCGGTCCCAGCCACTGCGCGACCGAACGGCCGTCGGCGCGCGCGGCCGCATCCCAGAGTGCGAGGTCGAGCCCGGCCATCGCGATCGTCGTGACGCCGCCGCCACCGGCCTCGTGCAGGTGCTGCCAGAGGGTCAGCCACTCCTCGCCCGGCTCGGCCGAGCGCCCGACCGCCCACGCGGCGATGTCGTTCGCGAGCAGGGCGTGCACGGCCTCGCCCCCGATCTGCGGCGTCCACGAGAAGCCCCAGCCCTCGGCGCCGTCGGAGCGCACCACGTGCGTCGCGACCACGCCCACCGTCGTCACGTCGGCCGCCCACGGCCGCGTCAGCGGCACGCGCAGCAGGCGCGCGTCAAACGAGGCGATCGTGGTGCGGGGTGATCTGGTGGAGGCGGTCACAGCAGCGCTCGCCCCGCCTCGAGGATCTCGGCCAGGCGCGCCTCCTGCGCGGGCGTCGGGTCGACCAGCGGCGGGCGCACCGACCCGACGGGCAGGCCGCCCAGACGCAAGCCCGTCTTGATGAGCGAGACGCCGAAGCCGGGGGTCTCGTCGCGCAGCGCGACCAGCGGCGAGTAGAAGCCGTCGAGCAGTTCGACCCGCCGCGTCTCGTCGCCCTCGACGTACGCGCGGTAGTACGCGTTCGCGACCTCGGGGATCATCGCGAACGCCGCCGACGAGTACAGCGGGATGCCGATCCCTCGGTACGCCCCCTGCGTCAGCTCGGCGGTCAGCAGTCCGTTGAAGAACGTGAAGTCCTCGCGGCCCTCCGCTGCCACCGCCCGCACGATCTGCTGCGCGCGGCCGACGTCGCCGACGCCGTCCTTGAACCCGACGACCTTGGGGTTCTGCGCGAGGCGGCGCACCGAGTCGACCGAGTACTGCGCGGTGCCGCGGTGATAGATGACGACGGGAAGATCGGATGCCGCCGCCACCGTTTCGACGTAGGCGACGAGTCCTGACTGCGGGCCGCCGACCAGGTACGGCGGCAGCACGAGCAGCGCGTCGGCTCCGGCATGGGCCGCGGCACGTGCGAGCGTCGTCGCGTGGTCGAGCGGACCGCCGGTGCCGGCGACGACGGGGATGCCGCCCGCGACCGTCTCGGTCGCGATCTGCACGACGCGCGACGCCTCGTCGGTCGACAGGGCGTGGAACTCACCCGTGCCGCACGCGGGGAACACACCGCCGGGGGTGTGGGTGAGGGTCGTCTCGAGGTGCCGCCGCAGCAGTCCTTCGTCGACGCGGCCGTCGGCGTCGAATGGGGTGACGGGGAAGAAGAGGATGCCGTCGAACTTCACGCCAGCACGTCCTTTCGGGCGGAGTCGAGGGTGGGGGCGGCGTCGTGGGTGCGGGCGGAATCGTGGCCGCGTGCGACGTCGGCGTCGTACACGGGCTCGCTGAGCTCGCCGCGCCAGGTGTGGGCGGGGCGCCAGCCCAGGACCCGCCGGGCCTTCGCGTTCGAGAAGGCGGGCGCAGTGCCGGTGAGCCCCGCCGCGAGCTCTTCGGTGCCGGGCACGAACTGCGGCAGCAGCTCGGCGAGCGGCCGGCGGGCCAGCGCATCGTCGGCGCCGACGAAGAACACCTCGGCGTTGGGGATCTCGGGGAGCGCCACCAGCAGCGCGTCGATGAAGGTCGCGACGTCGCGTGCGTCGACGTAGTTGAAGAGGGCCGGCGCCGAGAGCGTGGGATCCGCGAGGCGCTCGCGCACGGTGTGACCCTGCTGCGTCGGGGTGTTCTGCCACTCCTCCGGCGCGATGACGTAGCAGGGGCGGAAGGCGGCGAAGCGAGTGGCGTCACCGGTCTGCCGGGCCAGCATCGACATGGTCTGCTCGGCGAGGAGCTTCGACAGCGCGTACGCGTTCCAGGGCTTCGGCGTCGTCTCCTCGTCGACGGGGAAGCGCTCGGGGAGCCACCCCGTGGGCGAGTTGTAGCCGAGGACGGTGGGGCTCGACGCCGCCACGATCTTCGGGATGCCGGCGGCCACGCCCGCCGACATCACGCCCAGCGCCATCGTGGCGTTCGTCCGCAGGATGACGTCCTCGGGCGCGCTGAACGGCACCGCGATGGCGGCCAGATGGACGAGCGCATCGGCCCGGGTGCCGGCGATCGAGCGGGTCGCAGCATCCGTGTCGGTCAGGTCGACCGCGATCTGCTCGATGTCGTGCAGCTCGCCGGCGTCGGAGACGGCACGGTCGAGTGAGACCAGCTCGTGCCCCGCGGCGGTGAGCCCCGCGACCAGGCTGCGGCCGAGCCTGCCGGCGCCGCCCGTGACGACGATGCGGCTCATGCGCGGAGGGTCGCGGCGCCGTCGGCCGCGAGGAAGCGGATGCCGAGATCGGAGACCTGCACCGGGAGTCCGGTCTCGAGGGAGCGGTTGCCGGCGATCCCGACCGCGATGGAGCACACGCCGTCGCGCCAGTCGGCGGGACGCGCGAGCGGGTCGTCGCCGGGGCCCTCGAACAGGTCGGCGAGCAGGAGCGCGTCGCCGCCGCCGTGGCCGTCGCTGTTGCCCTCGAGCGGCACCTCGTAGGCGGCCTCCCAGTGGCGCTGCACGATGAGCCGCTCGCCCTCGGGTCGCAGGGATCCGGTGGTGCCGGCATCGCTGGCGGACGGGTCGAGCACCGGGTGCAACCCCTCGTCGGCGAGCACGGCGCCGCGTTCGACGACCTCGAGCTCGGCCCGGCCCAGCGTGCCGTTGACCGCGACGCGGTATCCCTCCCACGGGGAGTGGGCGTTGAGG
This genomic window contains:
- a CDS encoding aldehyde dehydrogenase (NADP(+)) gives rise to the protein MTTTTTTDATDLEALARAAAAAAPIWRATDAATRASWLHAAADALDANIDELVAIADQETRLGETRLRGEVGRTTGQLRLFATVVEEGSYLELTVDDADASASPPRPELRRMLTGVGPVAVFSASNFPFAFSVAGGDTASALAAGNPVIVKAHSGHPRLSDRTAAIVAAALVEAGAPEGSLALVHGREAGNALVQHPSIRAAGFTGSLGGGRALFDLATGRPDPIPFYGELGSVNPVVITAAAVAARGEALAQGLVGSFTLGVGQFCTKPGVVFVPEGAGFEDLVAGFAADAAGGALLTDRITAAFPAGIEHLQADPSVSVVAHGLPAAAGSAQPVVLSTDAAAIAARRSTLLEECFGPVTLLVRYLSPGALHTALEAVPGSLTATLHSEADDDVAAVLEVLTRKAGRVLFAGWPTGVAVTWSQHHGGPWPATTSLHTSVGATAIRRFLRPVVFQDAPEALLPEVLGDSSLAALPHRRNGVLHTGR
- a CDS encoding mandelate racemase/muconate lactonizing enzyme family protein, producing the protein MTASTRSPRTTIASFDARLLRVPLTRPWAADVTTVGVVATHVVRSDGAEGWGFSWTPQIGGEAVHALLANDIAAWAVGRSAEPGEEWLTLWQHLHEAGGGGVTTIAMAGLDLALWDAAARADGRSVAQWLGPQRESVRAYGSGVNLHYSVDELVAQARRWVDAGFDAVKVKVGKPDVAEDLDRMKAVRDALGPDRALMIDANQRWDLDRATRSLEVLAEVSPAWVEEPLRADDLYGHYELSKRLTASSGIPIAVGENIHNVYRFDDFLRTGAAQIVQPNIVRVGGITPFLGITGIAGAYGAAVHPHLLPELSGQLALCLRSVPGVPEPMAEDVEDAGFGDLGALRDPSPVRIADGTLTEAPHVGLGIRFS
- a CDS encoding 5-dehydro-4-deoxyglucarate dehydratase, producing the protein MKFDGILFFPVTPFDADGRVDEGLLRRHLETTLTHTPGGVFPACGTGEFHALSTDEASRVVQIATETVAGGIPVVAGTGGPLDHATTLARAAAHAGADALLVLPPYLVGGPQSGLVAYVETVAAASDLPVVIYHRGTAQYSVDSVRRLAQNPKVVGFKDGVGDVGRAQQIVRAVAAEGREDFTFFNGLLTAELTQGAYRGIGIPLYSSAAFAMIPEVANAYYRAYVEGDETRRVELLDGFYSPLVALRDETPGFGVSLIKTGLRLGGLPVGSVRPPLVDPTPAQEARLAEILEAGRALL
- a CDS encoding NAD(P)-dependent oxidoreductase, producing the protein MSRIVVTGGAGRLGRSLVAGLTAAGHELVSLDRAVSDAGELHDIEQIAVDLTDTDAATRSIAGTRADALVHLAAIAVPFSAPEDVILRTNATMALGVMSAGVAAGIPKIVAASSPTVLGYNSPTGWLPERFPVDEETTPKPWNAYALSKLLAEQTMSMLARQTGDATRFAAFRPCYVIAPEEWQNTPTQQGHTVRERLADPTLSAPALFNYVDARDVATFIDALLVALPEIPNAEVFFVGADDALARRPLAELLPQFVPGTEELAAGLTGTAPAFSNAKARRVLGWRPAHTWRGELSEPVYDADVARGHDSARTHDAAPTLDSARKDVLA